The following proteins are encoded in a genomic region of Brachyspira pilosicoli:
- a CDS encoding cell division protein ZapA yields MGSNLEVNIFGRNLSIKYDEENIEYLKELASFVDESMKEISEIYGDKQPRDVIAILACLNIADAFKRELKNTKAGEDTLSAFKESIVSRSNELIRLIDEVTLKD; encoded by the coding sequence ATGGGAAGTAATTTAGAGGTTAATATATTTGGAAGAAATTTGAGTATTAAATATGATGAAGAAAATATTGAATACTTAAAAGAGTTAGCATCATTTGTTGATGAAAGCATGAAAGAAATATCAGAAATTTATGGAGATAAACAGCCGAGAGATGTTATAGCCATACTTGCTTGCCTTAATATCGCCGATGCTTTTAAAAGAGAATTAAAAAATACTAAAGCCGGAGAAGATACACTATCTGCTTTTAAAGAAAGCATAGTATCAAGGTCTAATGAACTTATTAGACTTATAGATGAAGTAACATTAAAAGATTAA
- a CDS encoding viral A-type inclusion protein — MKVKEFSVLENKVKELLEEWKILSSEKNALHRNINDLILEKETLQNNINELQSQLQSLKEDKTILETDKRNINDNYISLKEERDNILREKDNLLKELEATKIERDSLKTNIERFEKDCLTLMEENDNLKKELQTISSSIDNIKKENEEVQSSVFSLISKIDKAMIDDNISDKLDINNNITDLDIKKIAESIENNSAPENTIEDKEAQLEELKSNIVEESFTSALEDDTKKEEYNNNKNSNYNNVANVKVNEDEDPFSSAYDTSWDSDIEDNNIETIEEEYKEVSHQDNNDSSYDFDVNEEDQYMFGDDDEEDFFFDDDSK; from the coding sequence ATGAAAGTGAAAGAATTTAGTGTATTGGAAAATAAAGTAAAAGAATTGTTAGAAGAATGGAAGATTCTTTCCTCAGAAAAAAATGCTTTACATAGAAATATTAATGACCTCATATTAGAAAAAGAAACTCTGCAAAATAATATAAATGAGTTACAAAGCCAATTGCAATCTCTCAAAGAAGATAAAACTATATTAGAAACGGATAAAAGAAATATTAATGATAACTATATCTCTCTCAAAGAGGAGAGAGATAATATATTAAGAGAAAAAGATAATTTATTAAAAGAGTTAGAAGCTACAAAAATAGAAAGAGACAGCCTTAAAACAAATATAGAAAGGTTTGAAAAAGATTGTTTAACTCTAATGGAAGAAAATGATAATCTTAAAAAAGAACTTCAAACTATAAGCAGCAGTATAGATAATATTAAAAAAGAAAATGAAGAAGTTCAAAGCAGTGTATTTAGCTTAATCAGCAAAATAGACAAGGCTATGATAGATGATAATATTTCTGATAAATTGGATATAAATAACAATATTACAGATTTAGATATTAAAAAAATTGCAGAAAGCATAGAAAATAACTCTGCTCCAGAAAATACTATAGAAGACAAAGAAGCACAATTGGAAGAATTAAAATCAAATATTGTAGAAGAAAGTTTTACTTCAGCATTAGAAGATGATACAAAAAAAGAAGAATATAATAATAATAAAAACTCTAATTATAATAATGTTGCTAATGTAAAAGTTAATGAAGATGAGGACCCTTTTTCTAGTGCTTATGATACAAGTTGGGACTCAGACATAGAAGATAATAATATAGAGACTATTGAAGAAGAATATAAAGAAGTAAGCCATCAAGATAATAATGATTCTTCTTATGATTTTGATGTTAATGAAGAAGATCAGTATATGTTTGGAGATGATGATGAGGAAGATTTCTTCTTTGATGATGACTCTAAATAA
- a CDS encoding queuosine precursor transporter has protein sequence MEKNYEYQISFISIIIIGSYIACQMISNIASVKIANVLNLAVDGGTFLYPLAFTIRDMSHKTIGKKNTQKLIIVSAIINIFSPLYFYIVSNIPADSSWQFNEAFQLTLSPVLRIAIASIVGSTVAELVDTEIYHFFVTKITKRYQWLRVLISNAFSIPVDNLLFVVIAFYGALPFEALVGIFIFNFFVKYAVTIVSVPMIYLVKENN, from the coding sequence ATGGAAAAAAATTACGAATACCAAATTTCATTTATTAGTATAATTATTATAGGCTCTTATATAGCTTGCCAGATGATATCAAATATAGCGAGTGTAAAGATAGCAAATGTATTAAATTTAGCTGTAGACGGCGGTACTTTTCTCTATCCTTTAGCCTTTACAATAAGAGATATGTCCCATAAAACAATAGGTAAAAAAAATACACAAAAATTAATAATAGTATCAGCTATAATAAATATATTTAGTCCTCTTTATTTTTATATAGTATCAAATATACCAGCAGACAGCAGTTGGCAGTTTAATGAAGCTTTTCAATTAACATTAAGTCCAGTACTTAGAATAGCAATAGCATCTATAGTAGGCTCTACAGTAGCAGAATTGGTTGATACAGAGATATATCATTTTTTTGTAACAAAAATCACTAAAAGATATCAATGGCTTAGAGTGTTAATTAGTAATGCTTTTAGTATACCAGTTGATAATTTATTGTTTGTAGTGATAGCTTTTTATGGAGCATTGCCTTTTGAAGCTTTGGTAGGAATCTTTATTTTTAATTTCTTTGTAAAATATGCTGTAACTATTGTAAGTGTACCTATGATATATTTAGTTAAAGAAAACAATTAA
- the purF gene encoding amidophosphoribosyltransferase, whose protein sequence is MNEFFKCDKPKEECGVFGIYSKEIKKDILKTLNYALYALQHRGQESAGITISNYKHLFTYKSMGLVSDLFSSNIPKETEGNIAIGHVRYSTTGASKIENAQPLENLFRLGQIAIAHNGNLTNAYQLRDKLEQEGATFNATSDSEVIIKLIARKTVNNFIDGIKETINIIEGAFALVIVVDGKLIGVRDPHGIRPLSLGTNSNGDYFLASESCALDAVGAKFVRDIEAGEMVIIDDNGIQSIKYKNTKLKNCPCAFEHIYFARPESNIDGINVYNVRFQTGVLLAKKNTVDADIVIGVQDSGTIAALGFAKESGIPYSIGLVKNRYIGRTFIMPEQSSREETVKLKFNPLKHLIDGKKVILIDDSLVRGTTSKILIDIVRKAGAKEVHFRSASPVIKSPCYYGVDISSKKELIGAKLSVEEICKEINADSLEYLSIEDMFKALGGTNYCIGCFNGEYPTSTPKQ, encoded by the coding sequence ATGAATGAATTTTTTAAATGCGACAAACCTAAAGAAGAATGCGGAGTATTCGGCATATACTCAAAAGAAATAAAAAAAGACATATTAAAAACTCTTAACTATGCACTATATGCACTTCAGCATAGAGGCCAAGAGAGTGCTGGAATAACAATATCAAATTATAAACATTTATTTACTTATAAATCTATGGGGCTCGTTTCAGATTTATTTTCAAGTAACATCCCAAAAGAAACAGAAGGAAATATAGCTATAGGACATGTAAGATATTCTACTACAGGAGCAAGCAAAATAGAAAATGCTCAGCCTCTTGAGAACCTATTTAGATTAGGTCAAATAGCTATAGCACATAACGGCAACCTTACTAATGCATATCAATTAAGAGATAAATTAGAGCAGGAGGGAGCAACATTCAATGCTACTTCCGACAGTGAAGTTATAATAAAGTTAATAGCAAGAAAAACTGTAAATAATTTTATAGACGGAATAAAAGAGACTATCAATATAATTGAAGGAGCTTTTGCTTTAGTTATAGTTGTAGACGGAAAATTAATTGGAGTTAGAGACCCTCATGGAATACGTCCTTTATCGTTAGGAACTAATTCTAATGGTGATTATTTTTTAGCTTCTGAGTCTTGTGCTTTAGATGCTGTTGGGGCTAAATTTGTACGCGATATAGAAGCAGGCGAAATGGTAATTATAGACGATAATGGTATTCAATCTATAAAATACAAAAATACTAAATTAAAAAATTGTCCTTGTGCCTTTGAGCATATATATTTTGCAAGACCTGAAAGCAATATAGACGGTATTAATGTATATAATGTAAGGTTTCAAACAGGTGTTTTACTTGCCAAAAAAAATACAGTAGATGCTGATATTGTAATAGGCGTACAGGATTCTGGAACCATTGCAGCATTAGGTTTTGCAAAAGAAAGCGGTATACCTTATAGCATTGGTTTGGTTAAAAATAGATATATTGGCAGAACTTTCATTATGCCAGAACAGTCAAGCAGAGAAGAAACTGTGAAATTAAAATTCAATCCTTTAAAACATTTAATAGACGGCAAAAAAGTTATACTAATAGACGACTCACTCGTAAGAGGCACTACAAGCAAAATACTTATTGATATAGTAAGAAAAGCAGGTGCTAAAGAGGTTCATTTTAGGTCTGCTTCTCCTGTTATAAAAAGCCCTTGCTACTATGGAGTTGATATATCTTCAAAAAAAGAACTTATAGGCGCAAAACTTTCTGTTGAAGAAATTTGTA
- a CDS encoding AAA family ATPase: MDNIQIPNISISNFKCFKEFKVDSFKRFNLIFGKNSVGKSNLLEALHIYSGMFISDIIIANYMQRNIALNNNLELIFNNFNCNNPINIKTTKKELNIYPIKSLTDNYLDGVYYQVENSNGEIIKLPLLINTNRQLDNSFESINNKIIFDNQTIYSTYYNIRLLPYSFINDYFFIEETAKSDIIKMFNNLQNLKQDKIIVDCLKSIIPNLRSIRISSDRICEADIGLDRYLPINALGSGIYKIFSYIVSASFIRNGVLLIDEIDNGFHYSSLRNLWISLFEVAYRSSVQIFATTHSYECIKAFNDVYNEVKNKYNSNDDIQGIRIEADKEEKHKYHSIIYNSEELNNAMDNWEVR, encoded by the coding sequence ATGGATAATATTCAAATACCAAATATAAGCATAAGCAATTTTAAATGTTTCAAAGAGTTTAAAGTAGATAGTTTTAAAAGGTTTAATTTAATATTTGGTAAAAACAGTGTAGGAAAAAGCAATCTTTTAGAGGCTTTGCATATATATTCTGGTATGTTTATAAGTGATATTATTATAGCAAATTATATGCAAAGAAATATAGCATTAAATAATAATTTGGAATTAATTTTTAATAATTTTAACTGCAATAATCCTATTAATATAAAAACTACAAAAAAAGAATTAAATATATACCCCATAAAGTCATTAACAGATAATTACTTAGATGGTGTTTATTATCAAGTAGAAAATAGCAATGGAGAAATTATAAAACTTCCTCTTCTTATAAATACTAACAGACAGCTTGATAACAGTTTTGAATCAATTAATAATAAGATAATATTTGATAATCAAACTATATATTCAACATATTATAATATTAGATTATTACCTTATAGCTTTATTAATGATTATTTCTTTATAGAAGAAACTGCTAAAAGCGATATTATAAAGATGTTTAATAACCTTCAGAATTTAAAACAAGATAAAATTATAGTAGACTGTCTAAAATCTATAATACCAAATTTAAGATCAATTAGAATATCATCGGATAGAATTTGTGAGGCAGATATTGGTCTTGATAGATATTTACCTATAAATGCATTAGGTTCTGGAATATATAAAATATTCAGTTATATAGTAAGTGCATCATTTATACGAAATGGCGTTTTACTTATTGATGAAATTGATAATGGTTTTCATTATAGTTCATTGCGTAATTTATGGATTTCTCTATTTGAAGTAGCCTATAGAAGTAGTGTTCAGATTTTTGCAACAACTCACTCCTATGAATGTATAAAAGCTTTTAATGATGTTTATAACGAAGTAAAAAATAAATATAATTCAAATGACGACATTCAAGGTATAAGAATAGAAGCTGACAAAGAAGAAAAACATAAGTATCATTCTATTATATACAATAGTGAAGAATTAAATAATGCTATGGATAATTGGGAGGTAAGATAA
- a CDS encoding efflux RND transporter permease subunit, protein MDKIVELFAKNRLLVNVIILITIAVGMFSYTAIKKEAFPSTNFDVMIVQVIYPGASPEDVEQNAMIPIEDELQTIAGIDEFYSIMIENAGILTIRIDMKIKDTRPIKDEIFRRLQNAPNVSKDVTEIKITEANANRLPIYNIGIKFKEGMEGTEKELYDISKRFEKELKYVDGVATVEVYGRTDPEIQIIADPYKLQEYYTSLSEIVQALSLRNVRLTSGSMKPDESDGLDANNKLLVTTGQFQDPLSITNVIVRSIFNGKPIRIADVARVEEMFVDKTVYMRVNKENGYSINIVKKEDADILKTIENVNAYFEKNKSTIPSNIEIVPMFDNSRTINDLLNAVSSNIITGFIIIFIILIIFLDFKSAIFTSLGMLIVISVSLIFMTYSGITFNIISLGGLITVLGMIVDNSIVVSENIFNFHQRGFKGLDATKNAVHEVFMPMLISTLTTVASFVPILFVGGTMGRLLNQYPKVVIIALIASIFQAVLILPNNLITNEELTGIKKKKRFNFKNPLDFDKDKLFDKLKIPFVKFLRLTLKHRYLVLIFFISIFIVSIFIFKIVFSQFILVYDTSADVVVINMDAGVGAPLYKTEKYLSEIEDIIYKTVDTNDMIAVYSLLGKQLDKNTVDISEEMDNLAGTIIYLVPANNRKKVAYDIADDLEKAVEEAGLRDELALLTIHTKLPITPGKAVDVKIIGNDTEKVKEVKDKIKAHLLTLEGVINYDDDDKIGMEELRVLFDYDRMSELGVNVAYAARELRAAYSGIVATSIQQFENKLDFRVRMDKKYTYDTNVLNNLYMPSTYGRLIQLKDIATIEVTNNQSSIRHYNGKKSITLTTDIVLGKTTAIRVTDSVQKFFDSISKDYPNITIEFGGEVKETKEPMKSIAYGYVVAIIAIYLILLLQFNKFIQPLMILGIIPFGVVGVILGFAAHRMPMSFVGAVGIVGLAGVVVNNGIIMVDLINRILEEGNIQSKQDVFNAVVEGAGDRFRAIFLTTVTTIFGLLPTVYGIGGNADLIVPMVMAMAYGLLFASLLTLIFLPSLFMISVDLKLVKVKYK, encoded by the coding sequence ATGGATAAAATTGTAGAATTATTTGCTAAAAACAGATTATTAGTAAATGTAATAATATTAATCACCATAGCAGTTGGTATGTTTTCTTATACTGCCATAAAAAAAGAGGCTTTCCCTTCTACAAACTTTGATGTAATGATAGTGCAGGTAATATACCCTGGTGCTTCGCCTGAAGATGTTGAGCAAAATGCTATGATACCTATAGAAGATGAGCTTCAAACTATAGCGGGTATTGATGAGTTTTATTCTATAATGATAGAAAATGCAGGTATTCTTACAATTAGAATAGACATGAAAATAAAAGATACAAGACCTATAAAAGATGAAATATTTAGAAGGCTTCAAAATGCACCGAATGTATCTAAAGATGTTACAGAGATAAAAATTACAGAGGCCAATGCTAATAGGCTTCCAATATACAATATAGGAATAAAATTCAAAGAAGGAATGGAAGGCACAGAAAAAGAGCTTTATGATATATCAAAAAGATTTGAAAAAGAGCTTAAATATGTTGATGGAGTGGCAACCGTTGAAGTATATGGAAGAACAGACCCAGAGATTCAGATTATAGCAGATCCATACAAACTTCAAGAATACTACACATCATTAAGCGAAATAGTGCAGGCATTATCTTTAAGAAATGTAAGGCTTACAAGCGGAAGTATGAAGCCAGATGAAAGCGATGGGCTTGATGCTAACAATAAATTATTAGTTACAACAGGGCAGTTTCAGGACCCTCTATCAATTACAAATGTTATAGTTCGTTCTATATTCAACGGAAAGCCTATAAGAATAGCGGATGTTGCAAGAGTGGAAGAGATGTTTGTTGATAAAACTGTGTATATGAGAGTGAATAAAGAAAATGGATACTCTATAAACATAGTAAAAAAAGAAGATGCTGATATATTAAAAACAATAGAAAATGTTAATGCTTACTTTGAAAAAAATAAATCCACTATTCCAAGCAATATAGAAATAGTTCCTATGTTTGACAACTCAAGAACCATTAACGACCTTCTTAATGCCGTATCATCAAATATCATCACTGGTTTTATTATCATATTTATAATACTAATAATATTTTTGGATTTTAAGAGTGCAATATTTACTTCACTTGGTATGCTTATTGTTATATCAGTTTCTTTGATATTTATGACATACTCTGGAATCACATTTAATATTATATCTCTTGGCGGGCTTATCACTGTACTTGGTATGATTGTAGATAACTCTATAGTTGTATCAGAGAATATATTTAACTTTCACCAAAGAGGTTTTAAAGGTTTAGATGCCACAAAGAATGCTGTTCATGAAGTGTTTATGCCTATGCTTATATCAACACTCACAACAGTTGCTTCTTTTGTGCCTATTCTTTTTGTGGGCGGCACTATGGGAAGGCTTCTTAATCAATATCCTAAAGTTGTAATTATAGCTTTAATTGCAAGTATATTTCAAGCTGTATTAATACTTCCAAACAACTTAATAACTAATGAAGAATTAACAGGCATAAAAAAGAAAAAAAGATTTAATTTTAAAAATCCTCTCGATTTTGATAAAGATAAATTATTTGATAAGCTAAAAATACCTTTTGTTAAATTTTTGAGACTTACTCTCAAACATAGATATTTAGTTTTAATATTTTTTATAAGTATATTTATTGTAAGCATATTTATATTTAAGATTGTATTTTCTCAATTTATACTTGTTTATGATACTAGTGCTGATGTTGTTGTTATTAATATGGATGCAGGTGTTGGAGCTCCATTATATAAAACAGAAAAATATTTAAGTGAAATAGAAGACATTATTTATAAAACAGTAGATACTAATGATATGATTGCAGTTTATAGTTTACTTGGAAAGCAATTAGATAAAAACACTGTTGATATTTCCGAAGAGATGGACAATCTTGCAGGAACAATTATATATTTAGTACCGGCAAACAACAGAAAAAAAGTAGCTTATGACATAGCTGATGATTTAGAAAAAGCTGTAGAAGAGGCAGGTCTTAGAGATGAATTAGCACTTCTTACAATACATACAAAACTTCCTATAACACCCGGTAAAGCTGTAGATGTAAAAATAATAGGAAATGATACTGAAAAAGTTAAAGAAGTTAAAGACAAAATAAAAGCACATTTATTAACATTAGAAGGCGTTATAAACTATGATGATGATGACAAGATTGGTATGGAAGAGCTTAGAGTGTTATTTGATTATGACAGAATGAGCGAACTTGGTGTAAATGTTGCCTATGCTGCAAGAGAATTAAGGGCTGCATATTCTGGAATAGTTGCCACTTCCATTCAGCAATTTGAAAACAAGCTTGATTTTAGGGTGCGAATGGATAAAAAATACACCTACGACACAAATGTATTAAATAATTTATATATGCCAAGCACTTATGGAAGGCTCATACAATTAAAAGATATAGCAACAATAGAAGTTACAAATAATCAATCAAGTATAAGACACTACAACGGTAAAAAATCCATAACACTAACAACTGATATAGTATTAGGAAAAACTACTGCTATAAGAGTAACAGACTCTGTTCAGAAATTCTTTGATTCTATTTCTAAAGATTATCCTAATATAACTATAGAGTTTGGAGGCGAAGTAAAAGAAACTAAAGAGCCTATGAAAAGCATAGCATATGGATATGTTGTAGCGATTATAGCGATATATTTAATACTTTTATTACAATTCAATAAATTTATTCAGCCTCTTATGATACTTGGAATAATACCTTTTGGGGTTGTAGGAGTTATATTAGGTTTTGCTGCACATAGAATGCCTATGTCATTTGTGGGAGCTGTTGGTATAGTAGGTCTTGCGGGAGTTGTTGTTAACAATGGTATTATAATGGTTGACTTAATAAACAGAATATTAGAAGAAGGAAACATACAATCAAAACAAGATGTATTTAATGCTGTAGTTGAAGGAGCAGGAGATAGGTTTAGAGCAATATTTTTAACAACAGTTACTACAATATTCGGACTTCTTCCTACGGTTTATGGAATTGGCGGCAATGCAGATTTGATTGTACCTATGGTTATGGCTATGGCTTATGGACTTTTATTTGCTTCACTTTTAACATTAATATTTTTGCCGAGCTTGTTTATGATATCGGTAGACTTAAAATTAGTAAAAGTGAAATACAAATAA
- a CDS encoding DUF3226 domain-containing protein, translated as MLNNPMAKKVLLVEGNDERDLCSLLISKKLGLNYITGKYDKSFIGDNDTVHIIPLNEVDNKNNITSFIKSPNYNNIEKLGILVDAEDNAQERFNIFNDIIKLKYNANQNIYYDNNKGLFLTTKTNDKNSGCLEYLVEDIILEKDKDLYNNCVNNFFDCANNYINQGSNEYHILKSKILAFISVKCKKRNTIGGLFQDCNDYLNSTKLDDIIDFLKNLFN; from the coding sequence ATGCTCAATAATCCTATGGCTAAAAAAGTGCTTCTTGTTGAGGGTAATGATGAAAGAGATTTATGTTCTCTTTTAATTAGCAAAAAATTAGGGTTAAACTATATAACAGGAAAATATGATAAATCTTTTATAGGAGATAATGATACTGTTCATATTATACCACTTAATGAAGTTGATAATAAAAACAACATTACTTCATTTATAAAAAGCCCTAATTATAATAATATAGAAAAACTCGGTATTTTAGTGGATGCTGAAGATAATGCTCAAGAAAGATTTAATATTTTTAATGATATTATAAAACTTAAATATAATGCAAATCAAAATATATACTATGATAATAATAAAGGTTTATTTCTAACAACAAAAACTAATGATAAAAATTCTGGTTGTTTAGAATATTTAGTTGAAGATATTATTTTAGAAAAAGATAAAGATTTGTATAATAACTGTGTTAATAATTTTTTTGATTGTGCCAATAATTATATTAATCAAGGAAGTAATGAATATCATATACTAAAATCTAAAATACTTGCATTTATATCTGTAAAATGTAAGAAGAGAAATACTATAGGTGGATTATTTCAGGATTGTAATGATTATTTGAATTCAACAAAGTTAGATGATATTATAGATTTTTTAAAAAATTTATTTAATTAG
- a CDS encoding flagellin — protein sequence MIINNNISAVNAQRTLKFRNVDLAKDMASLSSGLRINRAGDDASGLAVSEKMRTQIRGLRQAERNTQDGISFIQTTEGYLQESQDILQRIRELAVQSANGIYTDDDRMLIQVEVSQLVDEVNRIASQAQFNTLNMLTGRFADPNAGGNPAASMWFHMGANMDERRRVYIGTMTAAALGLQNTADGTSLSISSIDSANTAIGLLDEALMKVSKQRSNLGAYQNRLELTAQGLMIGYENTMASESRIRDTDMAEASVKFAKDQILSQTNLAMLAQANTMNQGVLRLVQ from the coding sequence ATGATCATCAATAACAATATCAGTGCAGTAAATGCACAACGTACTTTAAAATTTAGGAATGTAGACCTTGCTAAAGATATGGCATCTCTATCTTCTGGTTTAAGAATTAACAGAGCTGGAGATGATGCTTCTGGTTTAGCAGTATCTGAAAAAATGCGTACACAAATTCGCGGTTTACGTCAGGCTGAAAGAAATACTCAAGATGGTATCTCTTTTATTCAAACTACTGAAGGTTACCTTCAAGAAAGCCAAGACATCTTACAAAGAATTCGTGAATTAGCTGTACAATCTGCTAACGGTATCTATACTGATGATGACAGAATGCTTATTCAAGTTGAAGTTTCTCAATTAGTAGATGAAGTTAATCGTATTGCTAGTCAGGCTCAATTCAACACTCTTAATATGCTTACTGGTAGATTTGCTGATCCTAATGCCGGCGGTAACCCTGCTGCAAGTATGTGGTTTCACATGGGAGCTAATATGGACGAAAGAAGAAGAGTTTATATAGGTACTATGACTGCTGCTGCTTTAGGTTTACAAAATACTGCTGATGGTACTAGCCTTTCTATTTCTTCTATTGATAGTGCTAATACTGCTATAGGTTTATTAGATGAAGCTTTAATGAAAGTTTCTAAACAAAGATCTAATCTTGGTGCTTATCAAAACAGATTAGAGCTTACTGCTCAAGGTTTAATGATAGGTTATGAAAACACTATGGCTTCTGAAAGCAGAATAAGAGATACTGATATGGCTGAAGCTTCTGTTAAATTTGCTAAAGATCAAATACTTAGTCAAACTAACTTAGCTATGCTTGCTCAGGCTAACACTATGAACCAAGGCGTATTACGTTTAGTTCAATGA
- a CDS encoding DUF2262 domain-containing protein, whose translation MSKEIENFNSNFDDEILDMAFVLKESCLGAGKVNKDKYYTLHIYAMALQNIASNEIIENDNILIQKKVKETKDYFQTLKSKSIARLKVRKEKNTNDLYMRFLLEDIIDTDYKDNDLNIILEKYSEAVYYKDEELGDFELDKSIDMFSKNIAWNDNNISISFENIDEESNKNSIDIIKKIFANKKDIDKKLKEYIAENMLEDANRWNDDADKPHINKEDFAKLITLTSITICEDILTFWFDDGDIFWGHSIVVDSDYDFNFTKPYIEG comes from the coding sequence ATGAGTAAGGAAATTGAAAACTTCAATAGCAATTTTGATGATGAAATTTTAGACATGGCGTTCGTGCTTAAAGAATCATGTTTAGGAGCTGGTAAGGTTAATAAAGATAAATATTATACTTTACATATTTATGCTATGGCTTTGCAAAATATTGCCTCTAATGAAATTATAGAAAATGATAATATTCTTATTCAGAAAAAAGTTAAAGAAACAAAAGACTATTTTCAAACGCTTAAAAGTAAAAGCATAGCAAGATTAAAAGTGAGAAAAGAAAAGAATACTAATGATTTGTATATGAGATTTTTGCTTGAAGATATTATTGATACTGACTATAAAGATAATGATTTAAATATTATATTAGAAAAATATTCAGAGGCTGTTTATTACAAAGATGAAGAATTAGGAGACTTTGAGCTTGATAAATCTATAGACATGTTTAGCAAAAATATTGCTTGGAATGATAATAATATTTCAATCTCATTTGAAAATATTGATGAAGAATCTAATAAAAACAGTATTGATATAATTAAAAAAATATTTGCTAATAAAAAAGATATTGACAAAAAACTAAAAGAGTATATAGCAGAAAACATGCTTGAAGATGCCAACAGATGGAACGATGATGCTGACAAGCCTCATATAAACAAAGAAGATTTCGCAAAATTAATAACCTTAACATCTATAACTATATGCGAAGATATTTTAACATTTTGGTTTGATGACGGCGATATTTTCTGGGGGCACAGTATAGTAGTAGACAGCGACTATGATTTTAATTTTACAAAACCTTATATAGAAGGATAA